In one window of Musa acuminata AAA Group cultivar baxijiao chromosome BXJ3-2, Cavendish_Baxijiao_AAA, whole genome shotgun sequence DNA:
- the LOC135632128 gene encoding leucine-rich repeat extensin-like protein 6, with translation MVTSICLHRALLGLFFLCLPLLSASEYYRPSNPRLEKAYVALQAWKHSITSDPKGFTENWCGPHVCNYTGVYCAPAPDNPHEFTVAGVDLNHGAIEGTLPEELGLLADLALFHLNSNKFHGALPSSLECLKLLYELDVSNNQFEGSFPSVVFQLPSLKFLDIRYNRFCGDVPPCVFDLKLDALFINNNQLTFSIPDNIGNSPVSVLVLANNQITGCFPKSIANMHETLRELVILNTGLRACIPPEIGRLDKLRVLDVSYNHLVGPLPESIGGMRKLEQLDVAHNKLSGEIPCSICDLPRLKNFTYSYNYFCGEPPQCLKIRSHDDRKNCIPYRPDQRPPEQCMAFLSKPKYCDSNGCIARPPPPPPPPPPPSSPPPPHHHY, from the coding sequence ATGGTCACCTCTATCTGCCTGCACAGAGCCTTGTTAGGCCTCTTCTTCCTGTGTCTTCCCCTCCTTTCGGCCTCTGAATACTATCGCCCTTCCAACCCCAGGCTCGAGAAGGCCTACGTGGCTCTGCAAGCATGGAAGCACTCCATCACCTCTGATCCCAAGGGCTTCACCGAGAACTGGTGCGGCCCGCACGTGTGCAACTACACCGGCGTGTACTGCGCGCCCGCCCCCGACAACCCCCACGAGTTCACCGTCGCCGGCGTCGACCTCAACCACGGCGCCATCGAGGGGACTCTCCCCGAAGAGCTCGGCCTCCTCGCCGACCTCGCCCTCTTCCACCTCAACTCCAACAAGTTCCACGGCGCCCTGCCTTCCTCCCTCGAGTGCTTGAAGCTGCTCTACGAGCTGGACGTCAGCAACAACCAGTTCGAGGGATCGTTCCCCTCGGTCGTCTTCCAGCTGCCGTCGCTCAAGTTCCTCGACATCCGCTACAACAGGTTCTGCGGCGACGTCCCGCCCTGCGTCTTCGACCTCAAGCTGGATGCTCTGTTCATCAACAACAACCAACTCACCTTCTCCATACCGGACAACATCGGCAACTCCCCGGTGTCGGTCCTGGTGCTGGCCAACAACCAGATCACCGGGTGCTTCCCCAAGAGCATAGCCAACATGCACGAGACCCTGCGGGAGCTGGTGATCCTGAACACCGGCCTCAGAGCATGCATACCGCCGGAGATCGGGAGGCTGGACAAGCTGCGGGTGCTCGACGTGAGCTACAACCACCTGGTGGGGCCGCTGCCGGAGAGCATCGGGGGGATGAGGAAGCTGGAGCAGCTGGACGTGGCGCACAACAAGCTGTCGGGGGAGATCCCATGCAGCATCTGCGACCTGCCCAGGCTGAAGAACTTCACCTACTCCTACAACTACTTCTGCGGGGAGCCGCCGCAGTGCTTGAAGATCCGAAGCCACGACGACCGGAAGAACTGCATCCCGTACCGGCCGGACCAACGGCCGCCGGAGCAGTGCATGGCCTTCTTGTCGAAGCCGAAATACTGCGACTCCAATGGCTGCATCGCacggccaccgccgccgccgcctccacctCCACCGCCATCCTCGCCGCCGCCTCCACATCATCATTACTGA
- the LOC103975696 gene encoding non-specific lipid transfer protein GPI-anchored 5 isoform X1 — protein MNRSSLARLATITTAAPHEMEMTTTTTAATAFATALIAAATLSGPASAQLGCTSVIMSLSPCMSFIRERGVGPPAAPTAACCTQLGSAVRSQPTCLCAVLNGDATSFGLAVNKTQALALPGACKVNTPPLSQCKGAAAGVSGAPAASPAALPAAAIPSTPLVPASPASEIPSTTPRSSADSGSRSSRSLIVLLFFLSSTWAWNQ, from the exons ATGAACCGCTCCTCCCTTGCTCGCCTCGCCACAATCACCACCGCCGCCCCCCACGAGATGGAGATGACGACCACGACCACCGCCGCGACCGCCTTCGCCACGGCACTGATCGCCGCGGCGACGCTCTCGGGCCCCGCCTCCGCGCAACTGGGTTGCACCTCCGTGATCATGAGCCTCTCCCCGTGCATGAGCTTCATAAGGGAACGAGGCGTTGGACCACCTGCGGCGCCCACCGCCGCGTGCTGCACGCAGCTGGGAAGCGCGGTGCGGTCCCAGCCGACGTGCCTGTGCGCGGTGCTCAACGGCGATGCGACGTCGTTCGGGCTCGCCGTCAACAAGACCCAGGCCTTGGCACTGCCCGGCGCCTGCAAAGTGAACACCCCGCCGCTTAGCCAGTGCAAAG GTGCAGCAGCAGGTGTCAGCGGCGCACCGGCGGCCTCACCTGCTGCACTACCGGCCGCGGCGATCCCATCGACGCCGTTGGTTCCCGCCAGCCCAGCGTCGGAGATCCCGTCGACGACGCCACGGTCAAGCGCAG ATTCAGGCAGCAGATCGAGCCGGTCTCTGATAGttctgctcttcttcctctcaaGTACGTGGGCATGGAATCAATGA
- the LOC103975696 gene encoding non-specific lipid transfer protein GPI-anchored 5 isoform X2 has translation MNRSSLARLATITTAAPHEMEMTTTTTAATAFATALIAAATLSGPASAQLGCTSVIMSLSPCMSFIRERGVGPPAAPTAACCTQLGSAVRSQPTCLCAVLNGDATSFGLAVNKTQALALPGACKVNTPPLSQCKAAGVSGAPAASPAALPAAAIPSTPLVPASPASEIPSTTPRSSADSGSRSSRSLIVLLFFLSSTWAWNQ, from the exons ATGAACCGCTCCTCCCTTGCTCGCCTCGCCACAATCACCACCGCCGCCCCCCACGAGATGGAGATGACGACCACGACCACCGCCGCGACCGCCTTCGCCACGGCACTGATCGCCGCGGCGACGCTCTCGGGCCCCGCCTCCGCGCAACTGGGTTGCACCTCCGTGATCATGAGCCTCTCCCCGTGCATGAGCTTCATAAGGGAACGAGGCGTTGGACCACCTGCGGCGCCCACCGCCGCGTGCTGCACGCAGCTGGGAAGCGCGGTGCGGTCCCAGCCGACGTGCCTGTGCGCGGTGCTCAACGGCGATGCGACGTCGTTCGGGCTCGCCGTCAACAAGACCCAGGCCTTGGCACTGCCCGGCGCCTGCAAAGTGAACACCCCGCCGCTTAGCCAGTGCAAAG CAGCAGGTGTCAGCGGCGCACCGGCGGCCTCACCTGCTGCACTACCGGCCGCGGCGATCCCATCGACGCCGTTGGTTCCCGCCAGCCCAGCGTCGGAGATCCCGTCGACGACGCCACGGTCAAGCGCAG ATTCAGGCAGCAGATCGAGCCGGTCTCTGATAGttctgctcttcttcctctcaaGTACGTGGGCATGGAATCAATGA
- the LOC103975695 gene encoding FRIGIDA-like protein 4a, translating to MGSEAAAAIPSSLVQDSFAELEKQRELITCCTLLWKELSDHFSTLERGLEIKSEALRSKRQSLDASTRRTLGSLRRRELSIDAAVDLALSKLDERRVAAVQALAATAADGDELGLPEKLRSLCTKMDFDGFFDLVVAKRKDVELLRSELPVALADCIDPSKFVMNAISGVFPVDKRLVKSPNDLGWACVLILESLVPVLADPELGTARLLVTRTTRERAKEIAEEWKEGLEQHGGVENTKPSDAHTFLQLVVTFGIVEKDDKALYQRLVVSFSWRKQMPKLAISLGLEDKMEDIIEELISNGHQLDAINFAYEAGLQDKFPPVPLLKSFLKDSKKATSTSDDRNNCGQTANNTCRKEQSVIRAAIKCIQEHKLEAEFPLEGLQKRLEQLEKAKVEKKRPSVGGPANKRTRASNGGPMPPAKAGRLTSNACVSSFPAAPAFVRSPSSHATYPAAAPYPYDSPAGLGVYGSRSPPALRDSYGYPAEVGSAALGASYPSPPMSYPVYGNYNNGLGGYNNALTPVYQQAYYR from the exons ATGGGATCCGAGGCGGCCGCCGCCATTCCTAGCTCGCTGGTGCAGGACAGCTTCGCGGAGCTGGAGAAGCAGCGGGAGCTCATCACCTGCTGCACGCTTCTGTGGAAGGAGCTGTCCGACCACTTCTCCACCCTCGAACGGGGGCTCGAGATCAAGTCCGAGGCCCTCCGGTCCAAGCGCCAGTCCCTCGACGCCTCCACCCGGCGCACTCTCGGCTCCCTCCGCCGCCGCGAGCTCTCCATCGACGCCGCCGTCGACCTCGCCCTATCCAAGCTCGACGAGCGCCGTGTCGCCGCCGTACAGGCCCTCGCTGCCACCGCTGCCGACGGGGACGAGCTTGGTCTCCCCGAAAAGCTGCGATCTCTTTGCACTAAGATGGATTTCGACGGGTTCTTCGACCTCGTGGTGGCGAAGAGGAAGGATGTGGAGCTTCTCCGGTCGGAACTCCCTGTGGCCCTCGCGGACTGCATCGATCCGTCCAAGTTCGTGATGAACGCCATCTCTGGGGTCTTCCCTGTCGATAAGAGGCTGGTGAAGTCACCGAATGATCTCGGGTGGGCCTGCGTGCTGATTCTGGAGTCGCTGGTGCCTGTCCTGGCGGATCCAGAGCTGGGGACGGCAAGGCTGTTGGTAACTCGAACCACAAGGGAGCGGGCCAAGGAGATAGCGGAGGAGTGGAAGGAGGGGCTGGAGCAGCACGGTGGGGTCGAGAACACAAAGCCATCTGATGCGCACACGTTTCTCCAGCTCGTGGTAACTTTTGGGATCGTAGAGAAGGATGACAAGGCGTTATACCAGAGGCTTGTGGTTAGTTTTTCATGGAGGAAGCAGATGCCAAAGCTGGCTATATCATTAGGTCTTGAGGATAAAATGGAAG ATATTATTGAGGAACTGATCAGCAATGGGCATCAGCTGGATGCAATAAACTTTGCCTATGAGGCTGGTCTTCAGGACAAGTTCCCTCCTGTTCCACTGCTAAAATCCTTCCTCAAAGactctaagaaagcaacttcaacaTCTGATGATCGCAACAATTGTGGGCAAACTGCG AATAACACATGCCGCAAGGAACAGTCAGTTATTCGGGCTGCTATTAAATGTATTCAAGAACACAAGCTCGAAGCTGAGTTTCCTTTAGAGGGGCTTCAGAAGCGACTCGAACAATTGGAGAAGGCCAAGGTTGAGAAGAAAAGACCTTCTGTTGGTGGTCCTGCCAACAAGCGAACCCGAGCCAGTAATGGGGGACCAATGCCTCCTGCCAAGGCTGGTCGTCTGACTAGCAATGCCTGTGTTTCCTCCTTCCCTGCTGCTCCCGCCTTTGTACGATCACCATCATCCCATGCGACATACCCTGCAGCTGCTCCTTATCCTTACGATAGTCCAGCAGGACTTGGGGTCTATGGTAGCAGGAGCCCACCAGCTCTCAGGGACTCCTATGGATACCCAGCTGAAGTTGGCTCTGCTGCACTTGGTGCATCATACCCCTCGCCACCTATGAGCTATCCAGTCTATGGGAATTACAACAATGGCTTGGGAGGTTACAACAATGCATTGACACCAGTCTACCAGCAGGCTTACTACAGGTAG
- the LOC103975694 gene encoding autophagy-related protein 8C-like, with amino-acid sequence MAKSSFKLEHPLERRQAEAARIREKYPDRIPVIVEKAERSDIPDIDKKKYLVPADLTVGQFVYVVRKRIKLSAEKAIFIFVKNTLPSTAAMMSAIYEESKDEDGFLYMTYSGENTFGSM; translated from the exons AAAGGAGGCAAGCAGAGGCTGCTCGTATCAGGGAGAAGTATCCTGACAGGATTCCT GTGATTGTGGAGAAGGCTGAAAGAAGTGACATTCCAGACATTGACAAGAAGAA GTACCTGGTTCCCGCTGATCTCACAGTAGGACAATTTGTTTATGTGGTGCGGAAGAGGATTAAGCTCAGTGCTGAGAAGGCCATTTTCATCTTTGTGAAGAATACTCTTCCATCAACAG CTGCCATGATGTCCGCAATCTACGAGGAAAGTAAGGATGAGGATGGTTTCCTGTACATGACTTACAGCGGGGAGAACACATTTGGATCCATGTAG